A genome region from bacterium includes the following:
- the purE gene encoding 5-(carboxyamino)imidazole ribonucleotide mutase yields MDKKILVGIVMGSDSDLPVMQETANIFDKFGIVYEINIISAHRTPQRAHEYASSAEERGLEVIIAGAGGAAHLAGVIASLTPLPVIGVPMQTQLSGGLDSLLSIVQMPSGVPVATVAVGKAGAKNAGILAAQILGVKFSEIKEKVKEYKKEIAESVKAKNENRVLQNGKLKKDRRREVE; encoded by the coding sequence ATGGATAAGAAGATTCTTGTAGGAATCGTTATGGGCAGTGATTCTGATTTGCCGGTGATGCAAGAGACAGCTAATATTTTCGATAAATTTGGTATAGTTTATGAGATAAACATTATTTCGGCTCACCGCACGCCACAAAGGGCTCATGAGTATGCCTCTAGTGCTGAAGAACGAGGTTTAGAGGTAATCATTGCCGGTGCAGGTGGAGCAGCGCATTTAGCAGGTGTAATTGCTTCACTTACTCCACTTCCAGTGATAGGCGTCCCTATGCAAACGCAGTTGTCTGGAGGATTGGATTCTCTCTTGTCCATAGTTCAGATGCCGTCTGGCGTGCCAGTTGCAACTGTAGCTGTTGGCAAGGCAGGAGCTAAGAACGCAGGGATTTTAGCTGCACAAATCTTGGGAGTCAAATTCTCAGAAATAAAAGAGAAGGTGAAAGAATATAAGAAAGAAATAGCAGAAAGTGTTAAAGCAAAAAATGAAAATAGAGTCCTGCAAAATGGGAAATTAAAGAAAGATAGAAGAAGAGAAGTAGAATAA
- a CDS encoding HAD family hydrolase: MNKAVFLDRDGTINEDVGDFCSPEKLIFISGAIKALKILQERFLLFIVTNQSGIGKKVFSEEEFLQFNKYFETLLKDEDITIKHIYYCPHTKEKNCICRKPSPYFLRQAEKNYDIDLVNSYMIGDHPHDIEMAARVGAGSVYLLTGHGKKHRQELSKEPDFIANDIYEAAIWIRGNVNSKKEEVNKNG; encoded by the coding sequence ATGAATAAGGCGGTATTTTTAGACAGAGACGGAACAATAAATGAAGATGTGGGAGATTTTTGTTCTCCCGAAAAACTTATCTTTATTTCTGGCGCTATTAAGGCGTTAAAGATTTTACAGGAAAGATTTTTACTTTTTATTGTTACTAACCAGTCAGGAATTGGGAAGAAAGTTTTTAGTGAGGAAGAGTTCCTACAATTTAACAAATATTTTGAAACACTTCTTAAAGATGAGGACATCACCATAAAACACATTTATTATTGTCCGCATACAAAAGAAAAAAATTGTATCTGCCGCAAACCCAGCCCATATTTCTTAAGGCAAGCGGAGAAAAATTATGATATTGATTTGGTAAATTCTTATATGATAGGTGATCATCCGCATGATATAGAAATGGCAGCCAGAGTCGGGGCAGGTTCTGTATATCTGTTGACAGGCCATGGCAAGAAACATAGACAGGAATTGTCAAAGGAGCCTGATTTTATTGCCAATGATATTTATGAAGCAGCTATTTGGATTAGGGGGAATGTCAATAGTAAAAAAGAGGAGGTCAACAAAAATGGATAA